Proteins found in one Planococcus citri chromosome 2, ihPlaCitr1.1, whole genome shotgun sequence genomic segment:
- the LOC135834578 gene encoding uncharacterized protein LOC135834578, whose product MKSSIFLPVILALVLIEIVLVEAKTRIVIKAESPEDVNITYSGSYSRTINDAEAEQWGIWPEEKCKKVIEEYAGKAPNYCNLHEPTKQKLYPTNNMPEVTTVYEIIKISSVKTTEKEVILAKKHHENNSKNPFTIKYSLQKSVTDSISHSSFSRSNYSLGGSAEFTILGNSIGFKAQYEHSWGKAEQKSNSKSIGVGTETTIVVSPFSNSTVTFKTLLVSTTFEIIFANRLEGYIAAYYKPKFEYHDFWPFKTKDLKQTKDRKIFKEMITVNFHQEGVTVVDEHQIDEQEEYYEEPVVDDLQDDGNPAEELSPDEEDSIRTKRYDDIDSENISHEEL is encoded by the exons ATGAAATCGAGTATTTTCCTTCCAGTCATCTTGGCTTTGGTCTTGATTGAG ATCGTGTTGGTGGAAGCCAAAACTCGCATAGTGATAAAAGCAGAATCCCCAGAGGATGTCAACATAACCTACTCTGGATCTTACAGCCGAACTATTAACGACGCAGAAGCCGAACAATGGGGAATCTGGCCcgaagaaaaatgcaaaaaagtaatCGAAGAATACGCCGGAAAAGCTCCAAATTACTGCAACCTACACGAACCCACCAAGCAAAAACTCTATCCAACCAACAACATGCCAGAAGTCACAACTGTctacgaaataataaaaatctccTCAGTCAAGACAACCGAAAAAGAagtaattttggccaaaaaacatCACGAAAACAACTCCAAGAATCCGTTCACCATCAAGTACTCTTTGCAAAAATCAGTAACTGATTCTATTTCGCATAGCAGTTTCAGTCGTAGTAATTATTCGTTAGGAGGATCGGCAGAATTCACAATACTTGGAAATTCCATTGGTTTCAAGGCTCAGTACGAACACTCTTGGGGTAAGGCGGAACAGAAATCGAATTCTAAATCAATCGGTGTCGGTACTGAAACAACCATAGTTGTTTCACCTTTTTCAAATTCCACTGTGACATTTAAAACTCTTCTTGTGTCGACAACATTCGAGATAATTTTCGCTAATCGATTGGAAGGATATATAGCAGCGTATTATAAACCGAAATTCGAGTACCATGACTTTTGGCCTTTCAAGACCAAGGATTTGAAACAAACTAAGGATAGAAAGATTTTTAAGGAAATGATAACTGTTAATTTCCATCAAGAAGGGGTTACTGTAGTTGACGAGCATCAGATAGATGAACAAGAGGAGTATTATGAGGAGCCGGTGGTAGATGATCTTCAAGATGATGGTAATCCTGCAGAAGAACTTAGTCCTGATGAAGAAGACTCGATCAGAACGAAAAGATACGATGATATtgattctgaaaatatttcgcATGAAGAATTGTAA